CATGATGTGTGGGTCCTTTTCGCGCGATTTCACCAGTGCCAGTTCGTAGTTCTCAATAGAGCGACTGAATTGTTTGAGCTCGCAGAAGACGTGTCCGAGGTTGATGTGCACCGAGGCATCCTTCACGCTTTCTCTCACTTTGGCAAAAATCTGAATCGCGTTCGAGGTATCTTTACGGTCCTCAATTAAACCAATGCCAACGCCTTGCGCGGCGAAGGCATTCTTCGGGTCGAGGGTCAGAACCTTGTCGAAGAACTCGATGGCTCGGTGGTAGGTCTTGCTGCGGCGGTCCTTGTGTTGCTCCGTATCGCGAGGCATTTCTCTGGCAATGACGAGGTTCAGATTGCCCATGCCTGTCAGTGAGTAGATGTCATGCTTGTCGTATGTCATGAGCGTGTGCTTGTAATGTCGTTGTTCCTGATCTTCATTGATAGCCAGTGTGCGCTTTTTCGTGCGATTTAGGTGCCATCCGTACAAAGCTCGCACCTGCAAGTTTCCTGGATCGGCGTCAAGGAGCTGTTTGATCGCCTCTGCGCCCTTCGTCGGGTCGGATCGCAGCTGAAGGCACGCCATACGGATGTTAGCATCAATGTAATCAGGATGGCGATCCAGCAAGCTCTTGTAGATCTTTTCGGCCTCATCCTCTATGCCCTCTGCTTCGTACACCCGGCCGAGGTTGTAACTGATTGTCGAAACAAGGGCGTCAGTATCCACCGTTTCGTCCTTGTTGCTAATCGATACACTAGATCGTAAAGCAGCCTGGAAGTTCTCGCGTGCTTGTGCATATCGTTCTGCTTGGAAATGGAAGCAGCCAATGTTGTTCAGCAACTGTGGACTCAGCATCTCACGTTTTGCAGCCGCGATTGCGATTTCGTCTTCAAGACCTTCGGGGAGATCGTTGTCGCTAATTTCCTCGATCTCGAGCTGTTCAACATGCTGCAAGCACGCCAATGCTTTGTCAGGAGAATCAAGCTCATACAGACGGGCTAGGTTCAAGAGCACGGCCGAGTCTGGggagatcttcttcttagagtccttccACGCGACACGCACTTGTTCTAGGAGTGCAATGGCTTTCTTCCTTGAATCGGCCAGTTCCTCTTTTAAGCCGGTAGCTTGCTTCGCAAAAACATCCTCGGCATGCAGTATACCAAGCAAGGTCATGGCTTCCACGCTCTTGTTAGTAGAAAGCATTTTCTCCAGTCGGAATTTGGCGCCGTCCAGATCGTTCATCAGCGTCTTGAGCTGAGCGGCGCCGAATTTGGCTGGCAGATAACCTCGATCATCACCCCCTCTGGCCTGGTCGGCCTTGCTGTAGTAGTCCTGGGCTTTTTGCAGATCACCATCGTAGTGCTCTTTTCGCGCCAGCAAGTACCAACCATCGCTAGCAACCGCATTGACGTCGGTGTGCTCGATGGAGCGACGTGCAAGGCGCTCAACGTTCGCCCAGTTgcgtcgaagaagaaaataCCCACCGAATGTGGCACATGTCAGCGCATGCATGTCGTCGAGCTTGAAGGCAGTCTGTGTATATGTGGTCATTGCCCTCTTGTAGGTATCCACAAAGGCCGGATCGGCGGAGTTGTATTGGCTGCACTGATCGAGATGATAGACTCCCAATAGGATGTTGGCAATCGTTGACCTCGGATTGAGCTCCAACGCACGCTCCCATGCCTCTTTTGCGTTCTCCTTGTGCCCTAGCTGCCATAGACAAGCGCCAATGCCAATGCGAGGATCTGGGTCGATCATGTCCGGTGCGCGCTCCAACACCTGCTGGTAAAGAATGTACGCCTGATCAAACTTGTTCATCGAGAATTGTGCCTTCGCTTTTCCCATAACAGCAAGCAAGTTTTTCTGGCCAGAGGTTCGGTAGGCATCGTCGAAGCATTTTGATGCCTGCTTCAAGGTGTCTGCGCGATCCGAGTGATCACCACCAGGCCCGAATTTCGGATTTTGTAAGGATGCCTTGAGCAATAACAGCGTCCCGCGGGCGAGAAACAGCGGTGGATACGAAGGACTGATACGCGACGCATCATTAAGGGTGCTGGTCGCCTGGGCCAACCAGTTCTCCTTGATGCGCTCATCGGCCGAAGGCTGGGTTGGCTTCACTCGAGGAGCGCGGCGACATTGCCAGAGGTACACCCAGCACATGCACGTCAAAAGACTGAGTCGATCCTCATCCTTGCCAACGCGCAAAGCCTCCAGCCCTCGCTTGAGAATGTCAACGGCCATGTCCGGCTTTTTCTGTTTGACGTAGGCAAGCGCGATAGTGATCCAATAGCTCTTCGCGACGCCTTCATTCTCCAGCAAATCGCACAACTCGCCGGTGTCGTCAAGGGCGTCGCTGAGGTCGACATTGACagcttcgtcgccatcttcgccgcGCACAGGGATATCGATGACGGTGGGCACGTCGGAGAAGCGTTCGAAGAGAGGTGCGGAGGCATGGCCATTGACGCCATTCGTGTGGCCGTTCGTGACGGCCGCCATGGCGAGGTCGGCAAAAAGTTGAGGAAGCGCAAAGCTCCCTCTATGTCACTGCTGAGCTTTGCTGACCTTCTACCGCATGTCGGCTTGGCGCGGAGTCGTCTGTCACAGGGAGACGAGACTGTTTGAAGGCGATCGGAGTTGTGGCgacggcgatgatgatgggcgGGTGAGGTCGTTCGATGTGAAGTTGCGAACGCGAACAAAGGTCGCGTTTTGGCTTCGAGACGAAGTTCGGCTGCATGAGGCTCTTTCGGGAGCTGCCGCCTGCCACATGCACGAACGGGCGCAACCTTGCAGGacgcggaggaggaggatgaagcgCGCTCGTCAGTAGAACGGCAACAGCATAGGCAGAGCATTCGTAGTGGTATTTCGCAATTACAGGACACTTATCAACATTGATACGCAACCGACACGATGACGAGATAGCACCCATATTGATCCCCCGCCAGCCAGGACTCGAGGCGGTCCAGCAACATGTCCTCCCATCGCAATGGCTACCTGAATGGCGGCGATGGGCCATTGCACCGCTTCCACTtcgaggacagcagcagagagACTAGCGACGCTGAACGGAGTAGATCGAGGGGTACGCCAGCCCCGCGGGGATACCAGGCGGGCGCATCTGCCAGAGGACAGCAGCCTGCGAGCCGGTTCGATCGCAGTCAAGGACGGAGTCGCGAGGATCCATACGGCTACAGCCAGCAGAGTCAGAGCcgcagcagaagtcgagTGAATGCGAATCGCTATGGACCTGCAAGTGGGCAGGTGGAAGGTGCGTATTCAACCTAGACTTTCCCTCGAACATGGGTGCGGACTGCCGCAATGTCGCCGACCACTTGCTGCCAATGCTCCATGTCATGCGCGAGTAGGAGCGCGTCGTTGCACCGCAATCATGGCTCTTGATATCGACGAAAGCCATTTGAGCCGACGATGGACTGCGCTGAACAGACCAACAGATATCCTCCGCTACATCGAGCAACAATGGGCCTTCATGGCCAACGACAGCTGTGTACCCGTCAAGGTCGCCCTACAATTAATGGACAACTCGTCACTGGGTCTCGCCGACCAGTATCAGCAATTCGGAGAAGCGCACACCCAGCTGCAGAATGCACTCAAAGTCATTGTCAATGAGCACCACCAAGGCTTCAACAGTAGTATTGGTACTTTCCACAAAATCCAGGCGGCGATACACACCTCTCAACAGCGAGTGCGGACATTGCGAGCGGGATTGGTACAAGCAAAAGGTAGTCTGGCGACGGGCAGGCCGGAACTGAAGGCATTTGCACAAAGCAGTCAGAGCTATGATCAGATGTTACAGGTCTTGGGGACGATAGAACAACTCCAGCAGGTGCCAGAGAAGCTCGAAGCGCAGATTTCCGAGAAACGCTTTTTAGGTGCCGTCGATATACTGCAAGATGCGCTCAAAATGATGCGCAAGCCAGAAATGGAGGAGATTGGTGCGCTGAGTGATTTGAAGGTATATCTGAGCAACCAGGAACATTCGTTAACAGATATCCTCATTGAGGAGCTGCACAACCATTTGTATCTGAAGAGCCCGTATTGTGAAGAGCGTTGGAAAGCACACACCCGGCGGGACACAACCAGCACCGCActcgacgatggcgagcgGGCCATGTTCGAGTTCCTCGAGAACTTTGACGCTTCCAAACCGATGCTGGAGGATACGACCAGAAACCCAGAAGCAGATACGTTCGCATACATCCAATTAATCGTCGAGTCGCTCAACCGCATGAACAGGCTGGAAAATGCAGTTGATGCAATCGAGCATCGACTTCCGGTGGAGCTGTTCACTGTCGTCGAACGATCACATATGGAAGTCGAGCAACGACATCCGTCTGTCACACGAAATGCGACAAAAGGACAGACCGGAAAAGCAGGAATCACATGGGGAGCAGACGGGGAGCGTAAGGAGACACTCGAAGATCTGCTCACAACTTTGTTCGCCAAATACGAAGCCATCGCAGAAGGGCATCGCGTTCTTTATGACGTGACTGCAGCCATTATCAAACGCGATGATCACGACGAATCGACCGGTTTGAATCGAAGCTTCCGTGAACTGTGGAAACTATTGCAAAGCGAGATAAGGTCTCTTCTGCATGACCACCTGGCAACGAATGGCAATCTCGAACAAAGGATGCGGCAAGAGAACGACCCTAATACGAACATTTTCAAGCCTCAGCCTCGTGACAAAACTCGCAGGCTCTTCAAGCTCACGGACACCGACAGCAAGTCGCCCGAGCTCGCGACAGAGCGCGAGGATCTTGAGGCTATACTTAAACAATCAGTTCCTGGACTGGTTGGTAGTAATGCACAAAATGCCAAGCAGGATCGCGATACGGTCACAGACATCTCAGCGACCGGGCACAAGCTGCTGGTCGAACCTAGTGTGTTCAACATGGGCATTTTACTGAAGCCATCGCTAGACTTCCTGACACGGCTGCGAGATGTCGTGCCACCACATTCTGGTGTTGTGCCGAGCACATTGACGTCCTTTCTTGACGACTTCCTTATTAACGTCTTCTACCCACAATTGGACGAGACATTGCTGGACCTGTGCAGTCGCAGCATGACGGAGATTGATGCGTTCCAGGCAGATCCGAAATGGCAGACGCACGCACAGCGGCCAATATTCAGGGGTACTGCTCGCTTCTACGAGCTCATCCAGGCCTTCTGTGTTATGCTAGACAGTCTTCCTCACGACCAGAGCTTCAGTCAGCTCATCATCACGCAAATGCGGTCATACTACGACAAATGCTACCAGTGGTCTAAGAGTCTGCTACAGCGTGCCCTTGCCGAGAACGGCAATGCGAAGATGAGACTGGCCGCACACCTTGCCACGGATGGCGAGGTCAACAAGGTCGTAATCGAGCTATCGAAGGGAGATGCTCGTGATCCGATCGTGCTCgctgagaaggagacagCACTTCTCTTACGGCAGATCAAAAACACTCGTCTAGAAGAGGCAGACCTCATTGTCGACCGAAAGGCCATTGCAGCCCTCTGCACACTGCACACGAGCATGAAATGGCTTGCTGCGCAATGCAAACAGCTGCGTTATATTTCACCTCGTGCGATTGACACATCCAGCATGCAAGCTCATGACCGCAGGCGCTGGACACAAATCGCTCACGTTGGGTCGGCGCCCGCTGGTCCTTACCTGCCTCTGGACCAGCAGACCGCGGCAGGTTTTGATGCAGTCATTGCATCTTTCACTGAACTGTCATCACTCATATTGCGAACCCTACATGTCGACCTTCGCCTGCACTTGCTGCATGGTATATACGCCGCGATGGACACAACGTATGCTCTCGGCCAACCATACAACGATCCCGATCCCGCCATTCTCAACCTCGCTGCAAGTTTGGGAACTTACGATACTGCCATCTCCACGAACTTGCTCGCTGCGCAGTACGATTTCTTGACTGCCAACCTGCACGTCCTCGCCAACAACGCCTTGGTCTCTCTCGTCGGGTGTATCCCTGCACTCGATGGGCACGGGCTAGACCGTATGGGTCTCAACATTCTCGTTCTGCAGCAGACGTTGAAGACAGCGATGCAGCAAGACGCGAGTCTGGACTTCGCCGCGAAATTCTATGGACTGTGCGAGCCCAAGGCCATCGTGGTGGAGTCGAAGAAGGGCGAATATGCGCCTGAGGATTTGAAAGCTTTGGCAAGGCTGGTGTGGGTCGAAGATCGCGATCGGGAGCAAGGTGCTTTAGACCAGGTTGTGGCTAGTATTGGATAAATGGAGATGATGTCGGGGTGTCAACAAGGTGACTCGTTGGTCAAGACATGGTGAAGGCGGATGTAGTGCTCTGTTGGCCGACGTTGCTAGTTGGCACGATGTACAGAACGTAAGATGCCCTTTCATCTTGGTGCTGGCGCTTCTCCCGTATACTTTTGGTCTGTGCGATGAGTTTTCGTTTTGAGATTATCTGCCATCACCTCGTCTCCGGAACAATAGCAGATGCAGCCTCAGGTTGCCGTTCTGTTCGGCGACTCGGAAGTCTTGGCATCAACCACACGTCGCCGACTCGCATGAACGAGATTGCGCCGCAGATTATTACTCTTCGACTCACCTCGCCTGCAATATTGCTCTCTAACTTCAAGGTTGCGACGAGTCCATACGCTACAGAAGTCAAGTTCAGTCTCGGCTCATCGATTGGATCAAGTCTTGGCGTCAACCCAAGCCTGCGGATCCGGTATACTTTGTCCACGCCGTGTACGGTACACGAATCATTCACAACCAATTTCTACTTCCTGCATGACGGTTTCAATATTTCGAAGATTACATCTATATGTGCTGTAGTTTTCGCGATCAGGTCCGTCGCTGATAGTCGGGGGCCTTTATCTGCCTGAGATTCTCGCCGAAGCCATGCAAAATTTCACGGCGCATCCTTTCTACAGTGTCTCTTGATTGTCGGACACATTTAGCGCCCGCATCACGTGAACTTGGCATCTCACAGTCTCGATCAACAACGTCGAAATCGCTATGTTCGAGCAGGAAACTCAGGAAAACTCATGCAGAGTGATTAGTAACCCTCGAAAGCAGTGCCAAAATCCCCACCCCCCTGCAGAGGTTTCCTGTAGGTGCAGAAAGGAAGTAACCATCAACTTGAGGTTTAAGATTTTGTGGCGTCACTTTCCGTGTCCGACAATCAAGACAAACTCTTTCTACCGTCGCGCGTGGCCCCTTGGATGCATAATCATATATAATTATGAGTTAGCTCCTGCCATCCAATAGGAGTTCCCAGCCCTCTTAGCGTACGCGTCAACCCCTGCTCCTTCACTTTGGAATTTTCACTAACATCTTCACAGTCAGGGGTAGAGCGCATCACTAGTACTACAACAGTGACATGATGAGGTCATTGGTTCGAATCCAGTAGAGGGCATCGCTTTTTGCTCACTACGTCGTTGTCGACATCGTCgtggtgaagatgtcggTGGTATACTCGCAAATCTTTGAATTTTTGTTGTGGGCGGGGACGCCAAGAGTTTTGGGCTTCCGGCGACGTTGCTATACAAGTAATACTGCGGAAAGACGATGGAAAGTGTGCTGGCATCGATGGCTATGGTTGTGGGATGATATGTTGCATACGGGAATGAAGTGAGGGAAAGTGAGGGAAAGTGAGGTCTGGCAGGTGAATACTTGTCAGAATGGCATCATTTGCGAACAGGTTCATGGATATACGATGGATTCAAGCAGTATTGCTCTGTTATCGATATTTTGAGAAAAATACATGAAGTTGACAAGGGCAGAAGCAATCTGGTCACTATAGATCAACCACAACTACCAATCGCACCATATCCGCAAAATCAGGCAGACTCCCGAGGAGTAAGATCTCAGTTATTACATACAGTCGGCCTGCCTTGCGTTTCGAGAAAGAAGGGCGGAAATGCAAGAAATGAGAATATGTGCTGGGAAAATGCCAATTCGTGTTCCCAACACGGTCAATCGGTTGCCGTTGCTGGAGTCTGTCAAACTACTGAAGTCGCTTCTTTCAAATTATGCTGCAGCGCACCAATGTTCGACTTGGCACAGCAGAAACATGCTTGGCCTGAATAGAACGTAGTTCAGGGAGGCGATGATTAGTTTGTCAAGACTCGACACATCGCACTGGCGAGCCTTCTTATCACATTCTTGACGAGACGCAGTAGTGCCTTGTTTGACTCGCTGAGCTCCGCTGCAGTTGATATCGCATACGCTGCTCGATGTGGCAGATCCTGGAGTTCTGTGGCAAGCGAATTCGTCGAATGCTGGGGAACAATCTGAAGTATGGGAGAGATTGCCGCTTCAGCCCACCATGTGTGACACGACCTGAACTAAGCGATGCAGGTGTGCCTAAGTTCGAGCTCAAGGACATGATCGCTTCCAAAACGTCGACAATACACGCCGAGAATAGACAGAAACACTGACGAACAATAAGACAGGCCACGAATGCACGTCGTCATGGATGCCATGCTTTCCATGGCCCCAAACCTCGTGGCTCTGCGGTGGCAGCCCAATGTGAAGTCCGAGACTGAGGATGTCGATCATCCATAATTAGTTACTCGTGGGAGTAAAGCAAAGCGCCTCATGGATTGCTATCCCGATCCGCTCGGAGCCCACATACCACACGGAGGTGTGCTGAATGCTCATAATTTCCTGTCAGAAAGCCAGCGACCGAACAAATTTTGAGGCCTTCTCGTTCTAGTCGCGCAAGTCAGAAGATGGATCAGGTGTATTTCCCGGTAGCGAGAATTCACCTTCTTCGCTTGTGAGGTGGACGCTGTGAGTGGCaggtcgctgctgccgcAGAGATGCCGGAAACCGGTGTGAGCTTCTGGACGGCAACTGGATCCTGTAGGAGCTTTGTTTGCTCACAAAGGATGTTCCCAAAGTCGCTGCAAGTACCCGGCCTCGCCCAATTGAGAGCTTGCTTCGACTCTCAGCTCGTCTGCGCATTGCGCTGTGTGCTGCAGGCATCAGACCGGTCAGTCGAGTCGCTGGTGTTGTCTAGACCTTCGCTGCGCCGTCCTGCTGTTAGTTCATGAAGTTCTGCCTTCTCAGGAGCAGCAAGCTTTGTGGAGGATAAATCGGCTTTGTGCTGCCAGCAAGATCGCTACTGCAGGAAGCCACCAACAGCTCACAAGTCGCAACTGCGTGATGCCTGTATGTGCATACGGCTGAGCGCGTTTCGTTGACAATTTTTCGCGGCATGTAACAGCTCATTGTCTCAACAATTGGAGCCTGCGCGGCTGGAGTGTAGATGACGAACAGAAGGACGGCAAGGGAGGAGAGAGGAGGCTGTTCACGATGGCTGCGTGTCTGTGCAGATCATCGCGGCAGGAACCCTTTTCCACGTTCCTGGCGGAGAGCACGTCACATTGCCTGTTGTCCACCTCCTCTTTCACTTCATGCCACCGAGCTTCTGCGCCCTCGTGCCGTCTCAACTCACGCCGTGCTCTTTTTTGTGATGAAACCGGATTGTCGGTGCGGGATCGTCTGCCCTGCGTACAAGTGGAGATGTTGCTGCCGAAGAGTCTGGGGATGGAAGCGAACCCGGTAGCACTGCGTTGACGACCGTTTCACAGCGTGCCTGGATTGCTGATGGCTGCAGCTGAGCCATGTGTACCAACAGGTACCATCCTTCTGCCAACGTCGGCGAGAGGACGTGAATCTTGACGCGAGGCGAAGCTCCGCGGTGTTTGGAGACGGCGGATCGCGTCGATTCTGCGGCAGGCGATGTGCGCAAGAGCGGCAGCCAGACCGGGATGCAGCTTCGCCGACTTCACGTTGCCGCGAGTCCATCGCGCATCGCGTCAGACAAGGCGAATGAGGGGGCGCGGAGGGAGGTGGCGCGGTGACGCCGGCGATCAGCCAGCGTGACTGCGGTGTCAAACGTCCAGGATGCTGCTGCCCGCCCACCGCACGCGAGCATGGGCCTGGAAGTCCCTGATGCGGCGACACACAACCTCGCCGAACTCGCGTTTGCCCACTCCTGCCAAACGGCTACCCGCCGCAAAGAGGACGCGCTGTCaaaacctcctcctccgacaCATGACGATGCTCATGTGGAGGACTAAGTGAGGTTAGGAAGTGCGAGTTTCACTTCCGCCGTCAACGCAGCTGTCCCATGCCAGCACGAACCTCCTATCGCTCCGATATTGAGATGCTGATTGTGCCCGGAGAGATGCAACGAGACTCGAACTCCACCGCCGGCGACGTCCAGATGGACGACATCGAGAAGCACGCGAATGCCAGCTCGGCCTTCACCAACGAAGACGTCGACAGTCTGGTCTGGAAGGATCTGACTGTCAACGTCAAAGACCGTACCAGCGGTCATCAACGCAACATCCTGGAGAATGCTTCGGGCATTGTACGACCTGGAGAGCTGGTCGCTCTGATGGGACCTTCCGGTTCGGGCAAGACCACTTTGCTTCACACACTGGCTCAGAGACAGACAGCAACAGTCCGAGGTCAAGTCCTGATCAATGGCGAGGAGCAGTCGCTTGCCACCCATCGAGCTATCTCTGCCTACGTCGAGCAAGAGGACACGCTGATCGGCAGTTTGACTGTCGAAGAAACATTGAGATTCGCAGCCCGCTTGACTTTGCCACGGTACGTTTGGCTTCATGATCAGTCTTTCCGATATGCTTGCTGACATGGGTCTAGCTCGGTGACCAGGAACGAAGCACGCGAACGTGTCTCAAAGCTCATTGAGTCGTTCGGATTGGCTGGCCAGCGGCGCACTCTCATTGGTACTCCACTACAGAAAGGCATATCCGGTGGTCAGAAGAGACGTGTAAGCGTCGCTACGCAACTCATTACAGGTCCACGAGTTCTATACCTGGACGAGCCGACTTCTGGTCTAGACTCGACCGCGAGCTACGAAGTCATCTCGTTCATTCGAGACATCGCTCGGCGCAACAAGGTGAGCCACATCAAAACAGAATTGTCTTGGTACATGTTGCTAACAATTGTTTCAGTTGATCGTAATCGCCAGTATTCACCAACCCTCCACTAAAACTTTCGATCTGTTCTCCAAAGTCACCTTGCTTTCGCAGGGCAAGACTGTGTACAATGGCGACGTCTCCGGAATGTCTGCGTTCTTCGCCGAGGCTGGCTATCCAATACCATCGCACATCAATCCTGCCGAGGAGGCTCTCGACCTTATCAACGTCGATTTCTCTGGTGATGCTGCCCAAGCCAACCTTGAGACGATCCTTGCGAAATGGGGAAATTCCCCTCGTGCTCAGCAAGTCAACGACGAAATAAAAGGCTTCTCGGTCCGCAAGCAACTGCATCTCACTGCACACAACAAGCCGGGATT
This genomic interval from Cercospora beticola chromosome 7, complete sequence contains the following:
- a CDS encoding uncharacterized protein (BUSCO:EOG09260EAZ) codes for the protein MAAVTNGHTNGVNGHASAPLFERFSDVPTVIDIPVRGEDGDEAVNVDLSDALDDTGELCDLLENEGVAKSYWITIALAYVKQKKPDMAVDILKRGLEALRVGKDEDRLSLLTCMCWVYLWQCRRAPRVKPTQPSADERIKENWLAQATSTLNDASRISPSYPPLFLARGTLLLLKASLQNPKFGPGGDHSDRADTLKQASKCFDDAYRTSGQKNLLAVMGKAKAQFSMNKFDQAYILYQQVLERAPDMIDPDPRIGIGACLWQLGHKENAKEAWERALELNPRSTIANILLGVYHLDQCSQYNSADPAFVDTYKRAMTTYTQTAFKLDDMHALTCATFGGYFLLRRNWANVERLARRSIEHTDVNAVASDGWYLLARKEHYDGDLQKAQDYYSKADQARGGDDRGYLPAKFGAAQLKTLMNDLDGAKFRLEKMLSTNKSVEAMTLLGILHAEDVFAKQATGLKEELADSRKKAIALLEQVRVAWKDSKKKISPDSAVLLNLARLYELDSPDKALACLQHVEQLEIEEISDNDLPEGLEDEIAIAAAKREMLSPQLLNNIGCFHFQAERYAQARENFQAALRSSVSISNKDETVDTDALVSTISYNLGRVYEAEGIEDEAEKIYKSLLDRHPDYIDANIRMACLQLRSDPTKGAEAIKQLLDADPGNLQVRALYGWHLNRTKKRTLAINEDQEQRHYKHTLMTYDKHDIYSLTGMGNLNLVIAREMPRDTEQHKDRRSKTYHRAIEFFDKVLTLDPKNAFAAQGVGIGLIEDRKDTSNAIQIFAKVRESVKDASVHINLGHVFCELKQFSRSIENYELALVKSREKDPHIMACLGRAWLMRGRAEKNLEHYKMSLDYSQQALKQSPENINFKFNVAFVQIQIAQQMITQPEANKTLVDVEAANQGLDEAIESFIAIAKGPNPPFPRHDIEQRANMGRNTMKRQLATAIEKQAEYERKNATRLEEARKRREEEIRKREEEKRIAQEKADEEKRKLREERERIQEEDRLLIEKRLNDERIAEEAQYTTDEDGTRRKREKKPKEKRQKRKKKGDDTDTDADVVADGTGDEGRRSRHRSRATSATASDGEAPRKKKKRRLERKGQAVKSNSKYKSAETVEDSDEDDDGGLAAPGSTQPKSDDAGTPRADVEDDTMADGGDEDDEPSAARSTQRRKPARVLDDDDEDDDDAAGDGEAVAAGDSDHGGD